From a single Vibrio tubiashii genomic region:
- the mutM gene encoding bifunctional DNA-formamidopyrimidine glycosylase/DNA-(apurinic or apyrimidinic site) lyase: MPELPEVEVSRMGISPHLIGQTVAKLTFRTPKLRWDIPAELKKMEGQVIRGISRRAKYLLIETDAGSAIVHLGMSGSLRVLDAEISPAKHDHVDLKLTNGKVLRYNDPRRFGAWLWTEDGTHAALGSMGPEPLTPEFNADYIAEKAANKRVAVKQFIMDNKVVVGVGNIYANESLFSSSIHPTRPAGKLTAKEWVLLVKEIKRVLDTAIKQGGTTLKDFAQADGKPGYFAQELQVYGKSGEPCPTCGELIEEQKIGQRNTFFCGQCQK; the protein is encoded by the coding sequence ATGCCTGAATTACCTGAAGTTGAAGTAAGCCGAATGGGGATTTCACCTCACTTAATTGGTCAAACAGTGGCTAAACTGACATTTCGCACCCCGAAACTGCGTTGGGATATTCCTGCGGAGCTGAAAAAAATGGAAGGGCAGGTCATTCGCGGCATTTCTCGTCGAGCAAAGTATTTATTAATTGAAACAGATGCAGGTAGCGCGATTGTCCATCTTGGAATGTCTGGCTCACTAAGAGTTTTGGATGCTGAGATCTCACCGGCTAAACATGATCATGTTGATCTCAAACTCACTAACGGTAAGGTGCTGCGCTACAACGATCCAAGACGATTTGGCGCTTGGCTATGGACAGAAGATGGTACTCATGCAGCACTAGGTAGTATGGGGCCTGAGCCGCTAACCCCTGAATTCAATGCCGATTATATTGCTGAAAAGGCCGCAAATAAGCGCGTTGCGGTAAAGCAATTTATTATGGATAACAAAGTCGTGGTTGGCGTAGGCAACATCTACGCTAATGAATCGCTATTTAGTTCCAGTATCCACCCAACACGACCCGCTGGAAAGCTTACAGCGAAAGAGTGGGTATTATTAGTCAAAGAGATTAAGCGAGTGCTGGATACTGCAATCAAACAAGGTGGAACGACGCTAAAAGACTTCGCTCAAGCTGATGGAAAACCCGGCTACTTTGCTCAGGAGCTGCAAGTCTATGGTAAATCAGGTGAGCCATGCCCAACCTGTGGTGAACTCATCGAAGAGCAGAAGATCGGTCAGCGCAATACGTTTTTTTGTGGTCAGTGTCAGAAATAA
- the coaD gene encoding pantetheine-phosphate adenylyltransferase, which translates to MSQKRLSRVIYPGTFDPITNGHLDLIERAADMFDEVIIAVAASPSKNTMFTLDERVQFAQQVTKHLDNVSSKGFSGLMVDFAKQEQANVLIRGLRTTVDFEYEFGLTNMYRRLMPGLESVFLTPAEEHAFISSTIVREVAIHGGDVTNFVPKVVAEALKTKAHV; encoded by the coding sequence GTGAGCCAAAAACGCCTATCCCGAGTCATCTATCCGGGAACATTTGATCCTATTACTAACGGACACCTAGATTTGATTGAACGTGCCGCAGATATGTTTGATGAAGTCATCATCGCCGTTGCAGCCAGCCCAAGTAAAAACACTATGTTTACCTTGGATGAGCGTGTTCAATTCGCTCAACAAGTCACAAAGCACCTAGACAACGTCAGCTCTAAGGGTTTTTCAGGCCTTATGGTCGACTTTGCCAAGCAAGAGCAAGCTAATGTCTTGATTCGTGGTCTGCGCACCACTGTCGACTTCGAGTACGAATTTGGCCTAACAAATATGTATCGCCGCCTTATGCCAGGATTAGAGAGCGTATTTTTGACCCCAGCCGAAGAGCATGCTTTTATCTCTTCAACCATAGTACGCGAGGTGGCTATTCACGGTGGTGACGTGACCAACTTCGTGCCAAAAGTAGTCGCGGAAGCGCTAAAAACCAAAGCGCATGTTTAA
- a CDS encoding glycosyltransferase family 9 protein, with product MKKILVVRNDKIGDFMLAWPSFAMLKASLPDCQITALVPSYTVALAELCPWIDHVLVDPTKKSSKHAQKKLIEQIRHEQFDASINLFSTSYNAKLVWKGKVPYRLAPATKLAQIFYNKRIKQKRSQSAKPEFEYNLDLIRAFLSDIGKPIVELSAPYLSFSSQQLVQQKGKLAQQLELDVNKPWVYVHAGSGGSANNLSLEQYAQLVSGLAGEFEVVLTAGPGEEQKAAELQQLMASRGRNAALYDNNDGLVDFSCSIACADMFIAGSTGPLHIAAAIDVPTIGFFPSKRSATPLRWQPINSDGNHIAFCPPQAEDKASQEDMARIDVEKVLEELQPWANEKLV from the coding sequence ATGAAAAAAATACTGGTGGTGAGAAACGACAAAATCGGTGACTTTATGTTGGCATGGCCGAGCTTTGCCATGCTTAAAGCCTCGCTACCAGATTGTCAGATTACAGCTCTGGTACCTAGTTATACGGTTGCTCTTGCAGAGCTATGCCCATGGATTGACCATGTGCTGGTCGACCCGACAAAGAAATCTTCAAAACATGCGCAGAAAAAGCTGATTGAGCAGATTCGTCACGAACAGTTTGATGCTTCGATTAACTTGTTTTCTACCTCTTATAACGCCAAGTTAGTTTGGAAGGGCAAGGTTCCTTATCGCTTAGCTCCCGCGACTAAGCTCGCGCAGATTTTCTATAACAAGCGCATTAAGCAAAAACGTTCTCAATCGGCTAAGCCAGAGTTTGAATACAACCTAGATCTTATTCGCGCCTTTTTAAGTGATATTGGCAAGCCTATCGTTGAACTTTCAGCGCCTTACTTATCGTTTAGTTCACAGCAGTTAGTGCAGCAAAAAGGCAAGCTGGCACAACAACTCGAATTGGATGTAAACAAGCCTTGGGTCTATGTTCATGCTGGTAGTGGTGGCTCAGCTAATAATCTTTCTTTAGAGCAGTATGCACAGCTTGTCAGTGGTTTAGCGGGTGAATTTGAAGTGGTATTAACCGCAGGGCCAGGTGAAGAACAAAAAGCCGCTGAGTTGCAGCAATTGATGGCTAGCCGCGGCAGAAATGCGGCGCTTTATGATAACAACGATGGATTGGTTGATTTCTCTTGCTCGATTGCTTGTGCCGATATGTTTATCGCAGGCTCAACCGGCCCGTTACATATTGCGGCGGCGATCGATGTGCCAACCATTGGTTTCTTCCCAAGTAAACGTTCTGCCACACCACTACGTTGGCAACCTATAAATTCAGACGGGAATCATATCGCTTTTTGCCCACCACAAGCTGAAGATAAAGCCAGTCAGGAAGATATGGCGCGTATTGATGTCGAAAAGGTGTTGGAAGAGTTACAGCCTTGGGCTAATGAAAAGTTAGTGTAG
- a CDS encoding glycosyltransferase family 2 protein, whose product MSKPTIAVALIVKNEAQHLKACLETVHDWVDEIVVLDSGSTDKTEQVARTFTDKFFVNQEWPGFGPQRRIAQSYVESDYILWLDADERVTPELKESILAAVASNEPSTIYQTARLSWVFGRYIRHCGWYPDRVLRLYPTKLTQYNDALVHEKVEVTGEMKVENLNGDLIHFTYNDMNHYLVKSAGYAKAWAEQREKKGKKSSISQGILHALGCFLKMYVVKAGFLDGKQGFLLSLLSAHSTFVKYADLWIRTETDKMPEKF is encoded by the coding sequence GTGAGTAAACCAACCATTGCCGTTGCCCTAATCGTAAAAAACGAAGCGCAGCATCTTAAAGCTTGCTTGGAAACCGTCCATGACTGGGTTGATGAGATAGTCGTCCTCGATTCTGGAAGTACAGACAAAACAGAACAAGTGGCACGAACCTTTACCGACAAATTTTTCGTCAATCAAGAATGGCCAGGGTTTGGGCCTCAGCGCCGTATCGCACAATCTTATGTCGAGTCAGATTACATTCTGTGGCTCGATGCTGATGAGCGTGTCACGCCTGAACTGAAAGAGAGCATTTTAGCGGCGGTTGCTAGTAATGAGCCTTCAACCATCTATCAAACCGCGCGCTTAAGTTGGGTATTTGGCCGTTATATTCGCCATTGTGGCTGGTACCCAGATCGTGTTCTTCGCTTATATCCAACGAAACTAACTCAGTACAATGACGCCTTAGTGCATGAGAAAGTCGAAGTAACTGGGGAGATGAAGGTTGAAAACCTTAATGGTGATCTGATTCACTTTACCTACAATGATATGAACCATTACTTGGTTAAATCAGCAGGCTACGCGAAAGCGTGGGCAGAGCAGAGAGAGAAAAAGGGTAAAAAGAGCAGCATCTCACAAGGTATTCTTCATGCGCTGGGCTGCTTTTTGAAAATGTATGTCGTTAAGGCCGGCTTCTTAGATGGTAAACAGGGCTTCCTGCTGTCACTACTCTCTGCGCATTCTACCTTTGTCAAATATGCGGATTTATGGATTCGAACAGAAACCGACAAGATGCCTGAAAAATTTTGA
- a CDS encoding glycosyltransferase family 9 protein produces the protein MPLFSSAPKSLCILRLSAIGDVCNTVAAVQAIQRQWPETEVVWITGKLEAKLIEDLENITVVVFDKKEGWSGYKSLWRELKDYRFDALLHMQYAFRASIATLGIKAKYKLGFDATRSQDFQSLFTNVKVPSPQTMHVLDGLLAFGETLGVQDMSPKWRIDYSANDLTWATVQLDATKPNLVIVPAASKAYKNWTAEGYAELIQHAHQTGWNIILAGSPAQVELDLAAKIENLIDVPVNNLVGKSSLKEMLALLDKANLVVAPDTGPAHMANAVNTPIIGLYAHHNPERTGPYQYRQYVVSAYEEAIQAETGKTSKELSWRARVKDKNAMQRIEVQQVITMFDKVVSDLNLPSSTPEVS, from the coding sequence ATGCCACTTTTTTCCTCTGCTCCTAAATCTCTCTGCATACTGCGCTTGTCTGCGATTGGTGACGTCTGTAATACCGTTGCAGCTGTACAAGCGATACAGCGCCAATGGCCTGAGACTGAAGTCGTCTGGATAACAGGCAAACTGGAAGCAAAGCTAATTGAAGATTTAGAAAACATCACCGTAGTGGTGTTTGATAAAAAAGAGGGCTGGTCAGGCTATAAATCACTGTGGCGCGAGCTAAAAGATTATCGCTTTGACGCTCTCCTGCATATGCAATACGCGTTTAGAGCCAGCATTGCAACTTTAGGAATAAAGGCGAAGTACAAACTCGGATTTGATGCCACGCGTAGCCAAGACTTTCAAAGCTTGTTTACCAATGTCAAAGTCCCTTCCCCGCAAACCATGCATGTTCTCGATGGACTACTTGCCTTTGGTGAAACGCTCGGTGTGCAAGATATGTCGCCGAAATGGCGGATTGACTACTCTGCTAATGATTTAACCTGGGCAACCGTTCAACTTGACGCGACCAAGCCAAACCTCGTGATTGTTCCAGCAGCAAGTAAAGCCTATAAAAACTGGACAGCCGAAGGCTATGCAGAGCTAATTCAGCATGCTCATCAAACAGGCTGGAATATTATTTTAGCGGGAAGCCCTGCTCAGGTAGAGCTAGATCTTGCCGCGAAAATCGAGAATTTAATTGATGTTCCAGTGAACAACTTGGTTGGCAAAAGTTCTCTCAAAGAGATGTTAGCGCTATTAGATAAAGCCAATCTCGTTGTTGCACCAGATACAGGCCCTGCCCATATGGCGAATGCGGTTAACACTCCTATTATTGGCCTTTATGCTCATCATAATCCAGAGCGAACGGGACCTTATCAGTATCGCCAGTATGTTGTGTCCGCTTATGAAGAAGCGATTCAAGCCGAGACAGGCAAAACATCTAAAGAACTGAGTTGGCGCGCACGAGTAAAAGACAAAAACGCCATGCAACGTATTGAAGTTCAGCAAGTTATCACTATGTTTGATAAAGTAGTCTCTGATTTAAACCTTCCATCATCCACTCCAGAGGTATCCTAG
- a CDS encoding 3-deoxy-D-manno-octulosonic acid kinase — protein sequence MKTLQFDNQTIWYDEELLKEDPKQVFEPGYWQQNDKVIGSAQGRGTTWFVQTESMPAALRHYRRGGLFGKLVNDSYHFSGWKQTRSYQEFQLLNTLIQAGVNVPKPIAARAIKSSLSYTADLLSEKIPNARDLVSILVEKPLSAEIYQKIGQEIRKMHNAQVNHTDLNIHNILLDEDEKVWIIDFDKCSQQSGEEWKKGNLDRLKRSFLKEVGKSGIIWTNEDFEFLLQSMA from the coding sequence ATGAAGACTTTGCAGTTTGATAATCAGACCATATGGTATGACGAAGAGCTACTTAAAGAAGACCCTAAACAAGTTTTCGAACCAGGTTACTGGCAGCAAAACGACAAAGTTATTGGTAGCGCTCAAGGACGTGGTACTACGTGGTTTGTACAAACAGAGTCAATGCCTGCAGCGCTGCGGCACTATCGTCGTGGTGGTCTATTTGGCAAACTGGTTAATGATAGCTACCACTTTTCAGGTTGGAAGCAAACGCGCAGTTACCAAGAGTTTCAGCTTTTGAATACGCTAATCCAAGCGGGCGTCAACGTGCCTAAGCCAATTGCTGCTCGTGCGATCAAAAGCAGCTTGAGTTATACCGCGGATTTGTTGAGTGAAAAGATACCCAATGCCAGAGATTTGGTATCGATTCTGGTAGAAAAGCCACTTTCTGCAGAGATATATCAGAAAATTGGCCAAGAAATCCGTAAGATGCATAACGCGCAAGTGAACCACACTGACCTCAATATCCACAATATCTTGCTTGATGAAGACGAAAAAGTTTGGATTATCGACTTCGATAAGTGCTCCCAACAATCTGGCGAAGAGTGGAAGAAAGGTAACTTAGATAGACTGAAACGGTCGTTTTTGAAAGAGGTGGGTAAGTCGGGTATTATTTGGACCAATGAAGATTTTGAGTTTTTGCTGCAGTCCATGGCATAA
- a CDS encoding glycosyltransferase: MLKASVIISVYKDVEALNSILYALSMQSEPNFEVVVAEDGDSKDVADYLNSLPFPNLNIVHVTQEDLGWRKMTAVNKAVAKATSDYLIFLDGDCIPHFKHVECHIKHSEPGKTLIGRRVFLGRRYSNLVRTEPQEIGPLQKPIYYLSKIFSLHQDKVRNYEVGFVNPLLHALYKKKWLNLVGCNFSCFLADFKTVNGYNEELPGAGAEDDDLCHRMMAMGIKMKNIKFLTPVYHLDHPVRRALADENARITAENLKNGVYYCKKGLDQHL, translated from the coding sequence ATGTTGAAAGCCTCTGTAATTATCTCCGTTTACAAAGATGTAGAAGCGTTGAACTCTATTTTGTACGCATTAAGTATGCAAAGTGAGCCAAATTTTGAAGTTGTTGTCGCGGAAGATGGTGACTCTAAAGATGTTGCTGATTATCTAAACTCACTCCCTTTTCCTAATCTGAACATTGTCCATGTGACTCAAGAAGATTTAGGATGGAGAAAGATGACCGCGGTGAATAAAGCCGTCGCTAAAGCTACGTCGGACTACCTTATATTTTTGGACGGTGATTGCATCCCTCATTTTAAGCATGTGGAATGTCACATCAAACATAGTGAGCCCGGGAAAACCTTGATTGGCCGTCGCGTGTTTTTAGGACGTCGATACTCAAACTTGGTTCGCACTGAGCCTCAAGAAATCGGCCCACTACAAAAGCCTATTTACTACTTGAGCAAGATATTTTCATTGCACCAAGACAAAGTGAGAAACTATGAGGTGGGCTTTGTTAACCCACTATTGCACGCTCTCTATAAGAAAAAATGGCTCAACTTAGTGGGATGTAACTTCTCTTGTTTCTTAGCTGACTTTAAAACTGTCAATGGCTACAACGAGGAACTACCTGGCGCAGGAGCAGAAGATGATGACTTGTGTCATCGTATGATGGCTATGGGTATTAAGATGAAAAATATTAAATTTCTCACCCCAGTTTATCATTTAGATCATCCAGTTCGTCGTGCGCTTGCTGACGAGAATGCTCGTATCACGGCCGAAAATCTAAAAAATGGCGTGTACTATTGCAAAAAAGGGCTAGATCAACATCTCTAG
- a CDS encoding WavQ, whose translation MKVLIYTSEYDSKNGGVVVLHRLAHLINSETDHQAFLVPRSYDLSVQSTSLLSRMRKKLRHIRKVRCYQTNTSWQTPLLPSPTKNEINDSIVVYPEIINGNPLQADNVVRWLLHQPGHFSGKVEYGKRELIYKFNSAIKDFEWPGSTTSENELKVIYYPVDLYNTQGSVDKDERTVTCHALRKGKHKPKVHPEDSILIDSLSHEDVAKVFKKARRFISYDDYTAYSIFATLCGCQSIVVPEIGVSIEQWYPKESDRYGIAYGFDDKQIEWCKNTRHLVEEHIEREHARSTECVKTFLSEAEDYFSMLGD comes from the coding sequence GTGAAAGTTTTAATATATACTTCCGAATATGACAGCAAGAATGGCGGTGTTGTCGTCCTGCATCGCCTTGCTCACCTAATAAATTCAGAGACCGACCATCAAGCGTTTTTAGTACCAAGAAGCTACGACTTATCAGTTCAAAGTACTAGCCTTCTATCTCGGATGCGTAAAAAACTTAGACACATTAGAAAGGTGCGCTGCTATCAAACTAATACGTCTTGGCAAACACCGCTCTTACCTAGTCCAACTAAGAATGAAATAAATGATTCTATCGTTGTTTACCCAGAAATAATAAACGGTAATCCTCTGCAAGCTGACAATGTTGTTAGATGGTTATTGCACCAACCGGGACACTTCAGCGGCAAAGTAGAATATGGAAAAAGGGAACTTATTTATAAGTTTAATTCCGCAATCAAAGACTTCGAATGGCCAGGTTCCACAACATCTGAAAATGAGCTTAAAGTCATCTATTACCCTGTAGACCTATATAATACTCAAGGTAGCGTTGATAAAGATGAGCGTACCGTAACTTGTCATGCTTTACGGAAAGGAAAGCACAAGCCAAAAGTTCACCCTGAAGACTCTATACTTATCGATTCACTCAGCCATGAAGATGTTGCTAAAGTATTCAAAAAAGCTAGGCGCTTTATTAGTTATGATGACTATACGGCTTATTCTATTTTTGCCACGCTCTGCGGGTGCCAATCCATAGTTGTCCCTGAGATAGGGGTATCAATTGAACAATGGTATCCAAAAGAGAGTGATCGATATGGAATAGCCTATGGCTTTGATGATAAGCAGATAGAGTGGTGCAAAAATACAAGACACTTAGTAGAAGAGCATATAGAGCGAGAACACGCTCGCTCTACAGAGTGCGTAAAAACGTTTTTATCAGAAGCAGAAGATTACTTTTCGATGCTAGGCGACTAA
- the rffA gene encoding dTDP-4-amino-4,6-dideoxygalactose transaminase has protein sequence MNKPTESLTVPFNRPPVTGRELSYIEQAIASSKLSGDGHFAKKCENWLENKTKTKKVLLTPSCTHALEMAALLVNIQPGDEVIMPSYTFVSTANAFVLRGAKIVFVDIRPDTMNIDESKIEAAITQNTKAIVPVHYAGVGCEMDTIMHLADKYDLFVIEDAAQGMMSEYKGRPLGSIGHLAAFSFHETKNYTSGGEGGALLINDSKFIERAEILREKGTDRSKFFKGMVDKYSWVDMGSSMLPSEIQAAYLFAQLESAEQINQARLKRWNQYFSELAECLSRNSIKSPLIPKHCKHNAHMFYLKFKNGHERSQFISYMKDRNILAVFHYLPLHTTKAGQTYSRFHGSDENTTIESEKLVRLPLYFNMSDDEFSQVLLSTKLYLNNKAENTL, from the coding sequence ATGAATAAGCCCACCGAATCACTAACTGTACCATTTAATCGCCCTCCTGTTACTGGACGTGAGCTTTCTTATATTGAGCAGGCTATCGCTAGTTCGAAACTATCAGGGGACGGGCACTTTGCAAAAAAATGTGAAAACTGGCTAGAAAACAAGACAAAAACCAAAAAGGTTTTGCTGACACCTTCGTGCACCCACGCCCTCGAAATGGCTGCGTTGCTTGTCAACATTCAGCCTGGTGATGAAGTGATAATGCCTAGCTATACCTTTGTTAGCACGGCTAATGCTTTTGTATTACGAGGAGCAAAAATCGTCTTTGTCGATATTAGACCTGACACCATGAATATAGACGAATCTAAAATAGAGGCTGCTATAACTCAAAACACCAAAGCTATTGTTCCTGTGCACTATGCTGGAGTGGGCTGTGAAATGGACACAATAATGCACCTTGCTGACAAATACGACCTTTTTGTTATTGAGGATGCAGCCCAAGGTATGATGTCTGAATATAAAGGCCGCCCACTTGGCTCTATCGGACACCTAGCCGCATTCAGCTTTCATGAAACCAAGAACTACACATCAGGTGGTGAAGGTGGCGCACTCTTAATTAATGATTCTAAATTCATCGAAAGAGCTGAAATCTTGCGTGAAAAAGGAACAGACCGAAGTAAGTTTTTCAAAGGAATGGTAGACAAATACTCTTGGGTTGATATGGGTAGCAGCATGCTGCCAAGCGAAATTCAGGCAGCGTATTTGTTTGCTCAACTTGAATCAGCAGAACAAATCAATCAAGCTCGCCTTAAGCGCTGGAACCAATATTTTAGTGAGCTAGCTGAATGCTTATCACGTAACTCTATAAAATCTCCGCTCATTCCAAAACACTGCAAACATAACGCTCATATGTTTTATTTAAAGTTCAAAAATGGACATGAGCGAAGTCAATTTATCTCATACATGAAAGATAGAAACATACTCGCTGTATTTCACTATTTACCTTTACACACAACTAAAGCAGGGCAAACTTATAGTCGATTTCATGGATCTGATGAGAACACTACTATCGAGAGTGAAAAGCTCGTGCGCCTCCCGCTCTACTTCAATATGAGTGATGATGAGTTTAGCCAAGTACTCTTGTCCACAAAGCTTTACCTAAACAATAAAGCCGAGAATACGCTGTGA
- a CDS encoding GNAT family N-acetyltransferase — protein MKYQVREFDSAFFERSIYDVDWSGVHHNLANSGLVTTKVSSLDTAKIAQLNESEFKFCEGEVSYCKDIQSDKNRQNYCNYLEQSHLEVMSGFLDDLYVNSRFKMPWFTCCERDKFYNEWLRKAVLSEFDDICLAYWVESEIAGIVTLKFNKESATIGLIAVSPEFNRQGIGRKLLDSAEFVANDIYGLKKISVATQLSNIGAMRLYAKQGYQVATTAYWFYKSL, from the coding sequence ATGAAATATCAAGTTAGAGAGTTCGATAGCGCTTTCTTTGAGCGCAGCATTTATGACGTAGATTGGTCTGGAGTGCATCATAATCTAGCCAATTCAGGTTTGGTTACTACAAAAGTTTCATCATTAGACACAGCTAAAATAGCTCAGCTCAATGAAAGTGAGTTTAAGTTCTGCGAAGGTGAGGTATCCTACTGTAAGGACATTCAGTCAGATAAAAATCGACAAAACTATTGCAACTATTTAGAGCAATCTCACCTAGAGGTTATGTCGGGTTTTCTAGACGACCTATACGTTAATAGCCGCTTCAAAATGCCGTGGTTCACATGTTGTGAGCGTGATAAGTTTTATAACGAATGGCTAAGAAAAGCTGTACTCAGCGAGTTTGATGATATTTGTTTGGCATATTGGGTAGAAAGTGAAATTGCTGGAATTGTAACTTTAAAATTTAACAAAGAATCTGCAACTATTGGTCTAATAGCTGTGTCTCCTGAATTCAATAGACAGGGTATTGGAAGGAAACTACTTGATAGCGCAGAGTTTGTGGCGAATGATATCTATGGGCTAAAAAAGATCTCGGTTGCTACACAGCTGAGCAACATTGGTGCTATGAGACTTTATGCCAAGCAAGGATATCAAGTAGCCACGACAGCTTATTGGTTCTACAAATCGTTATAA
- the waaA gene encoding lipid IV(A) 3-deoxy-D-manno-octulosonic acid transferase, with amino-acid sequence MLIRWLYTLVLTCISPFLLFGLYKKKEGRVSVGSRWKEHFGITPTLTSDNQPIWIHAVSVGETIAATLLIKELKAIDPDLEIVLTTTTPTGAEQAEKIRDLATHRYMPLDFPFAVRGFIKAIKPSKMVIMETELWPNTLYIVAKNGIPISVVNARLSERSCERYAKVQPIFKLLSENLHKVLCQYTSDAERFIKLGVAPHKVGVTGSIKFDINIEADIITKAELLRIALGSIRPIWIAASTHSGEEENILLAHQEILESYPDAMLILVPRHPERFNTVFDLCCEQGFSILRRTEHQKDANRSQVYLGDTMGELLTLIGASDICFMGGSLIGDKVGGHNFIEPAALKKPIITGPSFFNFSDIAKSLIDNNALYVECSANRIAKRVCELFSDEAKRRQRAENAYKIYRLSQGSLQKTIRGL; translated from the coding sequence ATGCTTATTCGTTGGTTGTATACATTAGTACTTACCTGCATATCACCATTCTTACTGTTTGGCTTGTATAAAAAAAAGGAAGGTAGAGTTAGTGTTGGTTCTCGATGGAAAGAACATTTTGGTATTACACCAACTTTAACCTCGGATAATCAACCTATATGGATTCATGCCGTATCTGTTGGGGAAACCATAGCAGCAACACTATTAATTAAAGAGCTAAAAGCTATAGATCCTGACTTAGAAATCGTCCTGACTACGACGACCCCAACTGGAGCTGAACAAGCAGAAAAAATACGCGATTTAGCGACACATAGATATATGCCTCTCGATTTTCCTTTTGCAGTTAGAGGTTTTATCAAAGCCATAAAGCCTAGCAAGATGGTCATTATGGAGACTGAACTATGGCCGAATACCCTTTATATTGTAGCGAAAAATGGCATACCAATAAGCGTTGTCAACGCTCGACTCTCCGAGAGATCTTGTGAACGCTATGCGAAGGTACAACCTATATTTAAACTGCTTAGTGAAAACCTACACAAAGTCTTATGCCAATATACCAGTGACGCGGAGCGCTTTATAAAGCTTGGAGTAGCACCTCATAAAGTAGGTGTTACAGGATCGATAAAATTTGATATCAACATTGAAGCCGATATTATAACCAAAGCCGAATTGTTAAGAATCGCGTTAGGCTCGATACGCCCGATTTGGATTGCTGCCAGCACGCACTCCGGAGAAGAAGAGAACATATTACTTGCTCATCAGGAAATACTAGAGAGTTATCCCGATGCAATGCTCATTCTTGTACCTAGACATCCAGAAAGATTTAACACCGTTTTTGATCTGTGTTGTGAGCAGGGTTTTTCTATTCTTAGAAGAACTGAGCATCAGAAAGACGCTAACCGCAGTCAAGTTTATCTTGGTGACACAATGGGTGAACTACTTACTCTCATTGGGGCAAGCGATATCTGTTTTATGGGAGGGAGTTTAATAGGAGACAAAGTGGGAGGTCACAACTTCATCGAACCGGCGGCACTTAAAAAACCAATCATAACTGGACCAAGCTTTTTTAATTTTAGTGATATAGCAAAGTCGTTAATAGACAACAACGCTTTGTATGTAGAATGCTCCGCAAACAGAATCGCGAAAAGAGTATGTGAGCTATTTAGCGATGAAGCCAAAAGACGACAGAGGGCAGAAAACGCCTACAAGATATACCGCTTGTCTCAGGGCTCTCTACAAAAAACCATACGTGGATTATAA
- a CDS encoding glycosyltransferase family 32 protein, producing MNNFPILITNRLVRLTGNIFKVLAYPFHYLFPNKRFTIPSYSPARVKLSDSNNIPRQVWLTNFTNKVTLPVYCNYLFNRLLSLEYDYHYVDNDGCEQYLKERAPKEVYESYLKLTDGAAKADLWRVTTLYQEGGIYMDVDATLVWKLKKLLNEVNNSLYIKIKNDTEITNYFLATTPNNPEYKTVMEAIVYNINNYDPEKGVYGTTGPKVFNDVLDEQTITSRRRRYVCIQGAFTNEHFQYIDKPRGKWIHKDPNELIK from the coding sequence ATGAACAATTTTCCAATTCTGATAACTAATCGATTAGTTCGTTTAACTGGCAATATCTTCAAGGTACTTGCATACCCTTTCCACTACTTGTTTCCCAATAAGCGTTTCACTATTCCTTCTTATTCACCTGCAAGGGTCAAACTGTCTGATTCAAACAATATCCCTCGTCAAGTATGGCTAACAAACTTTACCAATAAAGTGACTCTACCTGTTTATTGCAACTACCTTTTTAATCGGCTGTTATCATTGGAATACGATTACCACTACGTAGACAACGACGGTTGTGAGCAGTATTTAAAAGAACGTGCTCCAAAGGAAGTATATGAATCCTATCTAAAACTAACGGATGGAGCAGCAAAAGCCGACCTTTGGCGAGTAACAACGCTCTATCAAGAAGGTGGCATTTATATGGATGTTGATGCAACTTTAGTTTGGAAATTAAAGAAACTCTTAAATGAGGTGAACAACTCTTTATACATAAAGATAAAAAACGACACTGAAATTACCAATTACTTTCTTGCTACTACCCCAAATAACCCCGAATATAAAACAGTGATGGAAGCGATTGTGTACAACATCAATAACTATGACCCAGAGAAAGGCGTGTATGGAACTACGGGGCCAAAGGTATTTAATGATGTACTGGACGAACAAACAATAACCTCTCGCCGTCGTCGCTACGTTTGCATTCAGGGCGCTTTCACAAACGAACACTTTCAGTACATTGATAAGCCGCGTGGAAAGTGGATTCATAAAGATCCAAATGAATTAATAAAATAA